A stretch of DNA from Sphingomonas sp. SORGH_AS_0879:
CCTGGGGCGGGACCGCCTCGACGCGGGGCATCTCGATCGCGGCGGTGTTCGTGCTGGCGGGGGCGATGGTTTCGCTCGCCGGTCCTGCGACCACGGGCGGGCTCGCCTTTGGTGGCCTGTATCGCGCGGACGCCTTTGCGGGTTTCGCTAAGGTGCTGATCTATCTGGCGACCGCGGTGGCGATCGTCATGGCGCCCGGCTTCTTCGCCAAGACGGCGGGTGAGGATTTGCGGCCCGAATATCCCATCCTCATGCTGCTCTCGGCCGTGGGCATGGGCATGATGGTGTCGGCGGGCGATCTGCTGACGCTCTATGTCGGCCTCGAACTCCAGAGCCTGTCGGCCTATGTGCTGGCCAGCTTCATGCGCCGTGACAGTCGTTCGGCGGAAGCGGGGCTGAAGTATTTCGTCCTCGGCGCGCTGGCCTCGGGTATCCTGCTTTACGGCATCTCGCTGGTGTACGGCTTTTCGGGGTCGACCGACTTCGCGCAGATCGCGACCGCCTATGGCCGTGATGCCGCGATGGGCACGCGCTCGCTGGGCCTGGTGTTCGGCCTGGTGTTCGTGTTCGCAGGTCTGGCGTTCAAGATGTCGGCGGTGCCGTTCCACATGTGGACCCCGGACGTCTATGAAGGCGCGCCGACCCCGGTGACGGCCTTCTTCGCCTCGGCGCCCAAGGTCGCGGCCATGGCGCTGGCCATCCGCGTCGCCGTGGAGGCGATGGGTTCGGCGGTGCAGCAGTGGCAGCAGATCGTGACCTTCGCAGCGCTGGCGTCGATCATCCTGGGTGCCGTGGCGGCCATCGGGCAGACCAACATCAAGCGACTGCTGGCCTATTCGTCGATCAACAATGTCGGCTTCGCGCTGATCGGTCTGGCGGCGGGCACGGCGCAGGGCGTCGCGGCGGTGCTGACCTATCTGACCATCTACGTCATCATGACGCTGGGTGCGTTCCTGATCGTCATCCGGATGCGCGACGAGAACGGCAATCCGCTGGAGTCGATCGCCAGCCTGTCGGGCCTGTCACGGACCCGCCCGGCACTGGCCTGGGCGATGGCGTTCTTCATGTTCTCGGTTGCGGGCATCCCCCCGCTGCTCGGCTTCTATGCCAAGTTCGCGGTGTTCAATGCGGCGGTCGCGGCTGGGCTGTTCCCGCTGGCGGTCATCGGTGTCGTCGCCTCGGTGATCGGCGCTTATTATTATCTGCGCATCATCAAGACGATGTTCTTCGATGAGCCGGCGGGTGCCTGGGACAACGGCGATGCGCAGCCGGTCGAGAACGGTCTGATCGCGCTGTCGGCGCTGTTCGTTTCGCCGGTCGGTTATCTGGCGATCCCGCTGCTCGGCGCATGG
This window harbors:
- the nuoN gene encoding NADH-quinone oxidoreductase subunit NuoN, whose amino-acid sequence is MSYSFNLLMVLPELVLTLGAIALMLVAAWGGTASTRGISIAAVFVLAGAMVSLAGPATTGGLAFGGLYRADAFAGFAKVLIYLATAVAIVMAPGFFAKTAGEDLRPEYPILMLLSAVGMGMMVSAGDLLTLYVGLELQSLSAYVLASFMRRDSRSAEAGLKYFVLGALASGILLYGISLVYGFSGSTDFAQIATAYGRDAAMGTRSLGLVFGLVFVFAGLAFKMSAVPFHMWTPDVYEGAPTPVTAFFASAPKVAAMALAIRVAVEAMGSAVQQWQQIVTFAALASIILGAVAAIGQTNIKRLLAYSSINNVGFALIGLAAGTAQGVAAVLTYLTIYVIMTLGAFLIVIRMRDENGNPLESIASLSGLSRTRPALAWAMAFFMFSVAGIPPLLGFYAKFAVFNAAVAAGLFPLAVIGVVASVIGAYYYLRIIKTMFFDEPAGAWDNGDAQPVENGLIALSALFVSPVGYLAIPLLGAWSLAAARALF